A stretch of the Marivirga tractuosa DSM 4126 genome encodes the following:
- a CDS encoding DUF3352 domain-containing protein — MKKVIIVVAVIVLLIALTFVYFFYLQPIKKNNPLMAVPPNASMIFQLENPFEEWNEITDNKIWNYLKTNPYFEDIGQEMDSLTVDMQGNSSLWELVMDRPMVMSVHKTRPKDYDFLYVIDLQRATQFDFIKNYINDFSDDIEKVYTRTYKEQEILEIKFIDSPTTYYLFIYDNLLSVSSTHILVEQSIDQLKKPILIRDFDFIDITKALGSNDINMYINYSAFSDYLKIWMDDPEDESSDIFSILKYSGMSLEATDKVFSVEGYTNVKKDQPNLLTALMNSGEGEIGVGTIVPDNASYFMSLGFDDAKEFYEQMEEVLKNSEDGESYMESKQKIEDYLDISIADDFLSWIDNEIALIQLNSNSDKNKVELAVAIKHTDFEDTQERLGYIEQQIRKKTPVKFKGIRYKGYDIQFLSIKGFFKLMFGKAFEGIDKPYYTILDDYVVFSNSPRTLGKIISSVEEKSTLDHTKEYAVFMENFDYESSLFIYLSANELLSDAERILDAASWKELKPHQPYFKSFPMIGMQIKADGDLLSHQIQLNYLNHEQISNWNDLVKESEFKEDEVTDSTETEDEDLISIENILPEDLNSNTFIEYYENEQVKFEVSLKDGLKHGRYFQYDSLGNMVVKGRYRNDEKSGTWRFYNEDGDLIRKERF, encoded by the coding sequence ATGAAAAAAGTCATTATTGTTGTTGCGGTTATAGTACTGCTAATAGCTCTTACTTTTGTCTACTTTTTTTACCTCCAGCCCATTAAGAAAAACAACCCTTTAATGGCTGTCCCGCCTAATGCCAGCATGATTTTTCAACTAGAAAACCCCTTTGAGGAATGGAATGAAATCACTGATAATAAAATCTGGAATTATTTAAAAACCAATCCCTATTTTGAAGATATTGGCCAGGAAATGGACAGCTTGACGGTTGATATGCAAGGCAATTCAAGCTTGTGGGAATTGGTAATGGATCGTCCTATGGTGATGTCTGTCCATAAAACCAGACCGAAAGACTATGATTTCCTTTATGTGATCGATTTACAGCGCGCAACTCAATTCGATTTTATCAAAAACTACATTAATGATTTTAGTGATGATATTGAGAAAGTATATACCAGAACTTACAAAGAACAGGAAATCCTTGAAATCAAATTTATTGACTCCCCCACCACTTATTACTTGTTTATCTATGACAATCTATTAAGCGTTTCTTCTACTCATATTCTTGTTGAGCAATCTATTGATCAATTGAAAAAGCCCATTTTAATTCGGGATTTTGATTTTATTGATATCACAAAAGCCTTGGGCTCAAATGATATTAATATGTACATCAATTACTCCGCATTTTCTGATTATTTGAAAATATGGATGGATGATCCTGAAGATGAAAGCTCAGATATTTTCAGCATTTTAAAATATAGTGGGATGTCATTAGAAGCTACTGATAAAGTATTTTCAGTTGAGGGATATACGAATGTTAAAAAAGACCAACCAAATTTGCTTACCGCTTTAATGAATTCAGGTGAGGGGGAGATTGGCGTGGGTACCATTGTGCCAGATAATGCTTCCTATTTTATGAGTTTGGGTTTTGATGATGCAAAAGAATTCTATGAGCAAATGGAGGAAGTCTTAAAAAATAGTGAAGACGGTGAATCCTATATGGAAAGCAAACAAAAAATTGAAGACTATCTTGATATTTCCATAGCAGATGATTTTCTAAGCTGGATCGATAATGAAATAGCTTTGATTCAGCTTAACTCCAATAGTGATAAAAATAAAGTGGAATTGGCTGTCGCTATAAAACATACTGATTTTGAAGATACTCAAGAAAGATTGGGCTACATAGAACAACAAATCAGAAAGAAAACACCAGTTAAATTTAAAGGGATTAGATATAAAGGTTATGACATTCAGTTTCTTTCCATCAAAGGATTTTTTAAGCTTATGTTTGGAAAGGCTTTTGAAGGAATTGACAAACCCTATTATACCATTTTGGATGATTATGTGGTCTTCAGTAATTCCCCTCGAACTTTGGGCAAAATTATTTCATCAGTAGAAGAAAAAAGTACTTTAGATCATACCAAAGAGTATGCTGTTTTCATGGAGAATTTCGATTATGAATCCAGTTTATTCATTTACCTCAGTGCAAATGAACTTTTGAGCGATGCTGAAAGAATACTAGATGCAGCATCATGGAAAGAATTAAAGCCACATCAGCCTTACTTTAAAAGTTTCCCGATGATTGGGATGCAAATTAAAGCAGATGGGGATTTGCTCAGTCATCAAATTCAACTGAATTATTTAAACCATGAGCAAATAAGCAATTGGAATGATTTAGTAAAAGAAAGCGAATTTAAAGAAGATGAAGTAACCGATTCCACCGAAACGGAAGATGAAGATTTAATTTCAATAGAGAATATTTTACCCGAAGATCTGAACAGCAACACTTTTATTGAATATTATGAAAATGAACAAGTCAAATTTGAAGTTTCCCTTAAAGATGGTTTAAAACATGGCAGATATTTTCAATATGATAGCCTCGGTAATATGGTGGTAAAAGGTCGCTATAGGAATGATGAAAAATCAGGAACATGGAGGTTTTATAATGAAGATGGTGATTTAATTAGAAAAGAAAGGTTTTGA
- a CDS encoding glycosyltransferase, which produces MRFYSVVIPIYNRPDEIKELLESLTKQTYTNFEVIIVEDGSKIKCADICNSFKDKLNLQYFYKENSGQGFSRNFGFEKATGDYYIVFDSDCIIPKDYFETVDDFLNENPLDAFGGPDAALDSFTIVQKAISYSMTSFFTTGGIRGGNKQLEKFRPRSFNMGISRAVYEKTGGYNITRMGEDIEFSIRIEKAGFKTGLIPDARVYHKRRTKLDQFYKQLFFFGRGRINIFRFYKSELKAVHLLPVVFVLGLFFWLSTALWQWELFQLGATLLAVYFILIGIDAFMKTKNFLVAWLSLITSFIQLFAYGMGFLKESLAYLRQPEPEGVKT; this is translated from the coding sequence ATGCGATTTTATTCCGTAGTTATCCCCATTTACAATCGCCCTGATGAGATTAAAGAGCTGCTGGAGAGCTTGACCAAGCAAACTTACACCAATTTTGAGGTCATTATAGTGGAAGATGGTTCTAAAATTAAATGTGCAGACATTTGCAATTCTTTCAAGGACAAGCTCAATCTTCAATATTTCTATAAAGAAAATTCAGGACAAGGCTTCAGTAGAAATTTCGGCTTTGAAAAAGCTACGGGAGATTATTATATCGTTTTTGATTCCGATTGCATCATTCCAAAAGACTATTTCGAAACAGTTGATGATTTCTTAAATGAAAATCCACTTGATGCCTTTGGAGGACCTGATGCTGCTTTGGATAGTTTTACCATTGTGCAAAAAGCTATTAGCTATTCCATGACTTCTTTCTTTACCACAGGTGGAATCAGAGGCGGCAATAAGCAATTAGAGAAATTCCGACCTAGGAGTTTCAATATGGGGATTTCAAGAGCAGTATATGAAAAAACTGGAGGCTATAACATCACCCGAATGGGAGAAGACATTGAATTTAGTATAAGAATAGAAAAAGCTGGATTCAAAACCGGATTGATTCCTGATGCAAGGGTTTATCATAAAAGAAGAACCAAACTCGATCAATTCTATAAGCAATTATTTTTCTTTGGAAGAGGTAGAATCAACATCTTTCGATTTTATAAAAGTGAGTTGAAAGCGGTCCATCTTTTGCCAGTGGTTTTTGTGCTTGGCTTGTTCTTCTGGCTTTCTACCGCCTTATGGCAATGGGAGTTATTTCAATTGGGAGCTACTTTATTGGCGGTATATTTTATATTGATTGGAATTGATGCCTTTATGAAAACCAAAAACTTCCTAGTAGCATGGCTAAGTTTAATCACATCTTTTATTCAGCTTTTTGCTTATGGAATGGGTTTTTTAAAAGAAAGTCTTGCTTATTTGAGGCAGCCTGAGCCTGAAGGAGTGAAAACATAA
- a CDS encoding glycosyltransferase family 2 protein, whose protein sequence is MKYNISIVIPVFNEEESLPELTQWINRVMAIHPLLSYEILMIDDGSSDDSWEIIEELSQQHIQLKGIKFSRNYGKSAALHTGFKHAMGEVVITMDADMQDSPDEIPGLYDMVVKEGYDIVSGWKKKRHDPISKTIPSKFFNFVTRKISGIKLHDFNCGLKAYRSKVVKNIEVYGEMHRYIPVIAKWNGFRKIGEKVVQHRARKYGETKYGLERFLYGFLDLLSITFVSKFKKSPMHFFGAFGTLSFIAGFFITIYIIGRKFYEIHNQLPVREITDQPLFFLALVALIVGVQLFLAGFIGEMITMNSPKKIDYIIEEETGF, encoded by the coding sequence ATGAAGTATAATATAAGCATTGTTATACCGGTTTTCAATGAAGAGGAATCATTGCCTGAATTAACCCAATGGATTAATCGAGTGATGGCTATTCATCCATTATTAAGCTATGAAATATTAATGATTGATGATGGAAGTTCAGATGATTCATGGGAAATCATAGAAGAGCTTTCACAACAACATATTCAGCTTAAAGGAATTAAATTTTCTAGAAATTACGGGAAATCAGCAGCCCTTCATACTGGTTTCAAACATGCAATGGGAGAAGTGGTAATCACAATGGATGCCGACATGCAGGACAGCCCAGATGAAATCCCAGGGCTATACGATATGGTAGTTAAAGAAGGCTATGATATTGTTTCCGGCTGGAAAAAGAAAAGGCACGACCCGATCAGCAAAACTATTCCTTCTAAATTTTTCAATTTTGTAACCCGTAAAATATCGGGCATCAAATTGCATGATTTTAATTGTGGATTGAAAGCTTATCGCAGTAAAGTGGTTAAAAACATAGAGGTTTATGGCGAAATGCACCGCTATATCCCGGTTATTGCCAAATGGAATGGCTTTAGAAAAATAGGCGAAAAAGTAGTGCAGCACAGAGCTAGAAAATATGGAGAGACCAAATACGGCTTAGAGCGATTTCTATACGGTTTTCTTGATCTCTTATCCATCACTTTTGTTTCAAAATTCAAGAAAAGCCCTATGCATTTCTTTGGTGCTTTTGGGACTTTATCCTTTATAGCAGGATTTTTCATTACCATTTATATTATAGGTAGAAAATTCTATGAAATTCACAATCAATTGCCTGTAAGAGAAATTACGGATCAACCGCTGTTCTTTTTGGCTTTAGTGGCTTTAATTGTTGGGGTGCAGTTATTCTTGGCTGGATTTATTGGGGAAATGATCACCATGAATTCACCAAAGAAAATAGATTACATAATTGAGGAAGAAACAGGTTTCTGA
- a CDS encoding DUF4199 domain-containing protein: MNLLVKSPLRFSLIATVFVILMFFILILLDKNPVIYSSNIIFIGPLLSLFLFFAVKLFRDTNPDGLRFWQGFSIGILYTLFFTLFYSIVLWSDAVLFATDHFDEYRAMIIEKIIAGKDMLVDKMGEEGYQEYLKSGESSNARIIGSLAVNNVIIGALVTPLVSLFMRTSEPKRV; the protein is encoded by the coding sequence ATGAATTTATTAGTAAAAAGCCCTTTAAGGTTCAGCTTGATTGCTACAGTTTTTGTGATCCTGATGTTTTTCATCTTGATTTTATTAGATAAAAACCCAGTGATCTATTCCAGTAATATCATTTTTATTGGTCCGCTTTTGAGTTTGTTTTTATTCTTTGCTGTAAAACTGTTTCGTGATACCAATCCTGATGGATTGAGATTTTGGCAAGGCTTTTCCATTGGCATTTTATATACCTTATTTTTTACCCTATTTTATTCTATTGTCCTTTGGTCAGATGCAGTTTTATTTGCAACAGATCATTTTGATGAGTATAGAGCCATGATAATTGAAAAAATCATAGCCGGAAAAGATATGTTAGTGGACAAAATGGGTGAGGAAGGTTATCAGGAGTATCTGAAGTCTGGTGAATCATCTAATGCCAGAATAATTGGCAGCTTGGCAGTCAATAATGTGATTATTGGTGCATTAGTTACGCCTTTAGTTTCCCTTTTCATGAGAACCAGTGAACCCAAAAGAGTATGA
- a CDS encoding dihydroorotase — translation MRTYIKAVKIINPASQWHNQSVNLLVDDGVITEINPSGKIDTDIVIEEKELYASASWLDMRVFSGEPGEEYREDFESLANVLEAGGFGSALLMPNTNPVIQNKADIKTVMSRNTGQVAQILPSAAVTINCDGENLNEMLDVYHAGAIAFTDGAQPLWNSDILVKSLQYLQKFDGLLMTMPQDHKLALFGQMNEGIVSTGLGMKGIPHLAEEIIIQRDLELLKYAGGKLHFSCISSAKSVEMIRKAKAEGLNVTCDVNIHHLILDDENLETFDTHYKVLPPLRTQKDIEALISGVNDGTIDVIVSSHQPFDQDHKKMEFDLAEFGIMGAQIMYPMYHKFLANKIELSTFISCIEANPKKILNQPQAKIEKGALADFTLFSNDMEWDFTPESNFSKSDNSPFMGQSFSAKAIGVFKNKHQYLDSKFTNS, via the coding sequence ATGCGAACTTACATCAAGGCTGTCAAAATTATTAATCCCGCCTCTCAGTGGCACAATCAGTCCGTTAATTTATTGGTGGATGATGGTGTAATTACAGAAATCAATCCTTCCGGAAAAATCGATACCGATATCGTTATTGAGGAAAAAGAACTATATGCCTCGGCTTCTTGGCTGGATATGCGCGTTTTTTCTGGTGAACCTGGCGAGGAATACAGAGAAGATTTTGAAAGCTTGGCGAATGTTTTGGAAGCCGGTGGATTTGGAAGTGCTTTATTAATGCCCAATACAAATCCTGTAATTCAAAATAAGGCTGATATTAAAACGGTGATGTCCAGAAATACTGGACAAGTAGCTCAAATTTTACCTTCTGCAGCCGTAACGATCAATTGCGATGGCGAGAATTTGAACGAAATGCTAGATGTTTACCATGCAGGTGCTATTGCTTTCACAGATGGTGCACAACCATTATGGAATAGTGATATTTTAGTAAAGTCATTGCAGTACCTTCAAAAATTTGATGGCTTACTGATGACTATGCCTCAAGATCATAAGTTGGCGCTTTTCGGGCAAATGAACGAAGGCATAGTAAGTACTGGCTTAGGCATGAAAGGAATCCCGCATTTAGCAGAAGAAATTATTATCCAACGAGATTTAGAATTATTGAAATATGCTGGCGGAAAACTGCACTTTAGCTGTATCAGCAGTGCTAAAAGTGTAGAAATGATCCGGAAAGCAAAAGCAGAAGGCTTAAATGTGACTTGCGATGTGAACATCCATCATTTAATCCTAGATGATGAAAATTTGGAAACCTTTGACACTCACTATAAAGTTTTACCGCCTTTAAGAACTCAAAAAGACATTGAAGCTTTAATTTCCGGAGTGAATGACGGCACTATTGATGTAATCGTTTCTTCGCATCAACCTTTCGATCAGGATCATAAAAAAATGGAATTCGACTTGGCAGAATTTGGCATTATGGGTGCTCAAATTATGTATCCTATGTATCATAAATTCCTTGCCAACAAAATTGAGCTTTCCACATTTATCAGTTGCATAGAAGCTAATCCTAAGAAAATATTAAATCAACCACAGGCTAAAATAGAAAAAGGTGCTCTGGCCGATTTTACATTGTTTTCCAATGATATGGAATGGGATTTCACCCCTGAGAGCAATTTTTCTAAAAGTGATAATTCTCCATTTATGGGTCAAAGCTTTTCGGCTAAGGCAATCGGGGTTTTTAAAAATAAGCACCAATATTTAGATTCAAAATTTACAAATTCCTGA
- a CDS encoding TetR/AcrR family transcriptional regulator: MKNTKEKILQASLLLFNEKGMVNVSLRQIAQELNISQGNLNYHFKLKEDIVEALYFQLVEEMDNQMKSMELDNQLESLYKSSIKTMEKMYDYKFILIDFIHLMNENKKIKSHYAALMKFRNEQFQSVFRMLIEAEIFRPAEFEQEYERLYQRMNIIGDSWINVYATFDEDNSVEYYGDLLFEMIYPYLTDKGKREYWGFMERS; this comes from the coding sequence ATGAAAAATACTAAAGAGAAAATTCTGCAAGCATCTCTTCTATTGTTCAATGAAAAAGGCATGGTGAATGTCAGCTTGAGGCAGATTGCCCAAGAGTTGAATATAAGTCAAGGAAATTTGAATTACCACTTCAAATTGAAAGAGGACATTGTGGAAGCATTGTATTTTCAGTTAGTAGAAGAAATGGATAATCAGATGAAATCCATGGAATTGGATAATCAATTAGAGTCATTATATAAGTCCTCAATCAAGACAATGGAAAAAATGTATGACTATAAATTCATCCTGATCGATTTTATACATTTAATGAATGAAAATAAAAAGATAAAATCCCATTATGCAGCTTTAATGAAGTTTAGGAATGAGCAATTTCAATCAGTGTTTCGGATGCTAATAGAAGCTGAGATTTTTAGACCCGCAGAATTTGAGCAAGAATATGAAAGGCTATATCAAAGAATGAATATTATTGGAGATAGCTGGATAAATGTTTATGCTACTTTTGATGAAGACAATTCGGTTGAATATTATGGTGATTTGCTGTTTGAAATGATCTATCCCTATTTGACAGATAAAGGGAAAAGGGAGTATTGGGGGTTTATGGAGAGAAGTTAA
- a CDS encoding FAD-dependent monooxygenase: protein MEIAIIGGGIAGLTTALALKNEGISSIVYERADQLNEVGAGIWLQPNALKVLNRLGLKDKILENGIQLEGVDITNDQVKPIKERDTAVHDDEGNKIVSIHRAKLQQILFEALPENSIKLGHELKSFSQNASEVDLEFDHESVKADCVLAADGINSQIRKQLFPQSSLRHSGQTCWRGIASIDLPKEFHNVGREAWGNNVRFGFSPVSENSVYWFAVAKANPFQKDDKSKIKVQLSEKFIKFHPIVNQIINATDEQKIIRGDLMDLRRLDKWHHQKIGLIGDAAHATTPNMGQGAGQGIEDAYVMAKLFSQNQASEKLFETFEKLRREKVDYVVNNSWRFGKMAHSPFGRVIMKTVMKMTPQTVIKKQLEKLYVVKV from the coding sequence ATGGAAATAGCAATAATTGGAGGAGGAATAGCCGGTCTTACTACTGCTTTGGCTTTAAAAAATGAGGGTATTTCATCCATAGTTTATGAACGTGCTGATCAACTGAATGAAGTAGGGGCTGGAATATGGTTGCAACCAAATGCACTCAAAGTATTGAATCGTTTAGGTTTGAAAGATAAAATCTTAGAGAATGGTATTCAATTGGAAGGAGTTGATATTACAAACGATCAAGTAAAGCCGATTAAAGAAAGAGATACAGCAGTTCACGATGATGAAGGCAATAAAATTGTTTCAATACATCGAGCAAAACTGCAGCAAATTTTATTTGAAGCCTTACCCGAGAACTCAATAAAATTAGGACATGAATTGAAATCTTTTAGTCAAAATGCCAGTGAGGTTGATCTTGAGTTTGATCATGAATCCGTTAAAGCAGATTGTGTTTTGGCCGCAGATGGAATAAATTCGCAAATTCGTAAACAGCTATTTCCGCAATCTTCACTAAGACATTCAGGTCAAACCTGCTGGAGAGGAATTGCCAGTATTGATTTACCAAAAGAATTTCACAATGTAGGAAGAGAAGCCTGGGGTAATAATGTTCGCTTTGGTTTTTCCCCAGTTTCTGAAAATTCCGTTTATTGGTTTGCCGTTGCTAAAGCTAATCCTTTTCAAAAAGATGATAAATCGAAAATTAAGGTACAATTAAGTGAGAAGTTTATAAAATTTCATCCGATTGTGAATCAAATCATTAATGCAACAGACGAGCAGAAAATTATCAGAGGAGATTTAATGGATTTGAGAAGACTGGATAAATGGCATCATCAAAAAATAGGTTTAATTGGTGATGCGGCACATGCCACTACACCCAATATGGGACAAGGAGCAGGACAAGGTATAGAGGATGCCTATGTAATGGCAAAATTATTTTCTCAAAATCAGGCTTCTGAAAAACTTTTCGAAACTTTTGAAAAGCTACGAAGGGAGAAAGTAGATTATGTAGTGAACAATTCTTGGCGTTTTGGAAAAATGGCGCATAGCCCATTTGGCAGGGTAATAATGAAAACGGTAATGAAGATGACTCCGCAAACTGTGATTAAAAAACAGCTAGAGAAGTTGTATGTGGTTAAAGTATAA